The DNA segment TTCTATCGGCGATCGGCGGATCGGATCCTCGTCGAACACCAACGGCTTCAAACCTGATGGACCCCACGCGTATTTCGCTACGATGTTATTGCCTGACCACCCCTCGCTCCAGTAAGGTTCTGCACGCTCATGAACCGCCGTAAATTTATCAAAACCTCACTCGCCACCAGCGCGGCGACTCTAGTCACTATGAAACCTGAATCTGCCGCCGCCGCGACCGCGCCGACTCAGCGGGAAGTGTACGAGTTGGAAACCTACTCGCTGCGACCGGGAGCCCCGGCGGAACGTTTCGACGCATTCTATCGCGACGTGGCGGTGGCCGCGTGGAATCGCGCCGGCGTCCAAACGGTGGGCGCGTTCAGTCCGGTGGATAACGCCGCACCGCCCACTCGTCACGTGCTGCTCACGTTCCCCGACTGGAACGCGGCAAAAAATTGTCGGGATAAATTTGAAGCCGACCCATCGGTCTTAAACGCCAGCTTCACCAATCTCCCCGCCACTGATCCGGGTTACCTCCGCAGGGAGAGTTCATTGTTGCTGGCGTTTGCGGGCCTGCCTCGAATTGAAATCCCCGCGCAAACCAGCGCCAAACAACTCCGACTTTTCGAACTGCGCACCTATGAATCACACAGTCGCCAGGCCAACCGAAAAAAAGTGGAAATGTTCAACGATGGCGAAATCGCCATCTTCAAACGAACCGGATTGCAACCGGTTTTCTTCGGCGAAGGCTGGTCCGGCCCGCAACTGCCCAAGCTCACTTACATGCTGGTCTTTGACGATCAAGCCGCTCGGGATCGGAACTGGAAGCGTTTTGTTGGCGATCCCGAATGGAAAAAGATGAGTACCACACCGGGCTACACTGACGCGGAAATTGTTTCGCACATCACGAACGTCTTCCTGCGCCCCACCAGTTATTCGCAAGTTTGAAGATGCGGTGAGTTGACCGGCATTTGCACGTCCACAAACATCAGCGTCTCGCACATCCGCACTCCGCCGATAAACCCCGGATGAAGCGCGGAATTAAATGACTCAAGCCCCGGCTCAGCCCAACGTCAGGATCCAATCCAATGCGGCGGGGAGATCATTGGCGATGGGACAATCCTGCAAACGCACAGCGTATTTCTGCTCCGTCTCGCGACCGTAACCAGTGCGAACCAAGATGCTGCGCCGCACCCCCGCGTTCCAACCACATTCCAGGTCGCTCAATTTGTCGCCGATGAAATAGGAGCGCGCGAGATCGAGTCCA comes from the Verrucomicrobiia bacterium genome and includes:
- a CDS encoding NIPSNAP family protein, with translation MKPESAAAATAPTQREVYELETYSLRPGAPAERFDAFYRDVAVAAWNRAGVQTVGAFSPVDNAAPPTRHVLLTFPDWNAAKNCRDKFEADPSVLNASFTNLPATDPGYLRRESSLLLAFAGLPRIEIPAQTSAKQLRLFELRTYESHSRQANRKKVEMFNDGEIAIFKRTGLQPVFFGEGWSGPQLPKLTYMLVFDDQAARDRNWKRFVGDPEWKKMSTTPGYTDAEIVSHITNVFLRPTSYSQV